From the genome of Patescibacteria group bacterium:
AATTAATTCGGGAGAATTTTCCGGTTTGTCCTCATTGGCGGCCAGAAAGAAAATTACCGACTGGTTGACTAAACGTCAGTTGGGAGAGAGAACCGTGCAATATAAGCTTCGCGATTGGGTTTTTTCGCGTCAGCATTACTGGGGCGAACCGATCCCGATTGTTTATTGTCAGAAATGCGGGACGGTTTCGGTACCGGAAAAAGATTTACCCGTTAAATTGCCTTACATGGAAAAATATCAGCCGACGGAAACCGGAGAATCACCCCTGGCAAACATTAAGGAATGGGTTGAGGTGGCTTGTCCTGAGTGCGGCGGGCCAGCACGAAGGGAGACGGACACCATGCCAAACTGGGCTGGATCAAACTGGTATTTTCTAAGATATTGTGATGCAAAAAACCAGAAAAAATTCGCCGACCGTCAAAAACTTGATTACTGGATGCCGGTTGATCTATATAACGGAGGCATGGAGCATACGACCCTGCACCTTCTTTACTCGCGTTTCATTTATAAGTTTTTAGCCGATTTGGGCGTTGTCCCAGGGCAAGAGCCTTACGCTCGCCGGCATTCGCATGGTGTTGTTTTGGGACCTGACAATCAGAAAATGAGCAAAAGCAAGGGCAATGTCATTAATCCCGACGAGATTGTTAAAGCTTACGGCGTTGATGCCTACCGGCTTTATGAGTCATTTATGGGGCCGTTTGAACAAATGATTGCCTGGAGTGACGAGGGAGTCGAGGGTTGTTACCGTTTCCTCAAAAGGGTTTGGCAATTAACCATGGGCAAAACTTCTCGCGAGAAAACCAATCCGGAATTACTTAAAGCGTTGCACAAGACGATCAAGAAAGTCGGAGAGGATTTGGAAAACTTAAAATTTAATACCGCGGTTGCCGCGATGATGGAATTTATTAATGTCTGGCAGGTTGATTTAAGGGGTTTGAACAAAAGCGATTTAGAGAAATTTTTACTGATCCTGGCGCCTTTTGCTCCTTATTTAACCGAGGAACTCTGGCAGAGAATAAACGGACAAAATCATGCGCGATCGCGCGTCAATTTATCCATTTTTAGCCATGAGGAAAGGTGGTCTATCCATCAGCAACCGTGGCCAAAATACGACCCCAGGGTAATTCAAGAAAAAACGGTAACGATGCTTATTGAGGTAAATGGAACAGTGAGAGAGAAGCTAGATATCGGGTATCAGATATCAGGCGTCAGGAAGGAAGTAGAGAAGTTAGCAGAGGCAAGCGAAAAAACCACTAAATATTTAGCCGGCAAAAAAGTTAAGCAGGTAGTTTTTATTCCCGGGAAATTAATTAACTTTGTTACCAATTGTTAAGATCGCTTAGGGATTGGTTTCACCACCACCGCATGATAACCCTCTGCTTGGTTACCATTTAAATCAAAAGCCTGTGGAATAATCCTGACACTTTGATAATCACCGGTTTTTTTAATTCAGCGGCAATTTCCTCTACAGGTTTAGAAAAGAGGTGTGGTGTCGGTGTTTTGCCGTCCCAGGAATTTGTAAAAAATACTTCTCCTGGTTTCATAAAATTTCGTAATTTTATTAGCCCCTCATTTTCTTCCTCTTTTGGTTTAATTTCTAGTATTTTGTCTATGTTATCTTCCACAATACTTACCTCCTTTTCTATCCTATTCTCTCTCTCTCTCTCTCTCTGCTTTCTTTTTGTCAAGTTTAGCGTAAAGTTTGCGCGATCGCGCGTCAATTTATCCATTTTTAGGCATGAGAAAAGAGTTGACAAATTTAATAGAGAGACTTAATAATAAAGTTAATGCGTAGTTTGACTAAAAAAATACTTCTTCTTTTAGCCGCAGGTTTAGATGAGATAGCTGATTGGGATAAGACGTTGACCAGTCCATATCTTTCTCTTAAATTCATCTCATATAAAGACGATTATTTTCAAAAAATAATCAGACAAATGCTTAAAGCAGGTCAGATAGAGAGAATTGTTAAAAGAGGAGAACCTTTTTTTAGAGTTACTTCCAGAGGGAAAATTAAACTGGTTTATGACATTCCTTTGGCCAAAAGATTTGGGCAAAAATGGGATGGAAAATGGCGGATGGTGATTTTTGATATTCCGGAGATTTCCAAAACCAAAAGAGACGGACTGCGCAGAAAGCTTAAGGAACTTGGTTTTGCACAGTGGCAAAAGAGCGTTTATATTACCCCTTTTGACGTGGCAGTGGAATTAGCAGAACATCTTGGAGTTAATAATTTATCGGATAACGCCATTGCTTTGGAAGCCAAAAAAATCTTCGTTGGCGACGAAAAGGAGATGGCCAATAGGCTTTGGCGTCTTGATGATCTAAATTTGAAATATCAAAATTTTGTAGAAAAATACCAAAAAGAGAAAGACAAAAAGTCGTGGGAAGAGGAATATTTGGCGATTTTAGAAGTTGATCCATGTTTACCAAGCGATCTTTTACCACAACCATGGTGGAAAAATCAAGCAAAAAAATTGGTCTATGGATAAAATCATGCGCGATCGCGCGTCAATTTATCCATTTTTAGCCTTGAGATTTAAGAGTAAAAACTAGTTAAATTGACACAAGGAATATACGAATAATTAAGAATAATAGAATAAAGAATGAGACATAATGGACAATAAGTGATATGACCGACAAAGAGACAGAATTTACTGATCCCGAAGCGGAAGAGAGAATTATTAACACCAGTAAAATTTATGAGTTTATTGCCTTTTATAAAATCCCACTTGTTTTCGCTTTGCTGGCAGTTTTTCTTTTAGTCGGAGCGGTTCTTCTTTGGCAATCAAATAAGGAAAGTGCCAGGGTTATTTTTACTCGGGAAAATGAAGCTAATCTAGGGGCATCCGTTAGCGCCCAAATTAAAGTTGACGTTGAAGGCGCCATTGTCAGCCCCGGCGTTTATGAACTTGTCTCTGGCAGTCGTATTCAGGATCTGCTAATTAGGGCCGGTGGTTTAAGTGGTGAGGCGGACAGAGAGTGGATTAGTCAGAATTTAAACCTAGCGGCCAAGCTTATTGACGGAGGTAAAGTTTATGTTCCCAAGATGGGGGAGAGGAAGACGGGAGAAGCGATATTAGGATATGAAGATATAGCGAATAAAATCAATATCAATAACGCCAGTTCAAGCGACTTGGATAAACTTTCCGGGGTTGGTCCGGTTACGGCGCAAAAAATTATTGACGGCCGACCCTACCAGGCGATTGAAGACCTGTTAAGCAGAAAAATTATTAACAAGTCAACTTTTGAAAAAATCAAAGACAAAATCAGCGTCTATTAAATTCTTAAAAGCAATTTTTGAAAAACATACTCATTCCCATTTTTCTTGTCTCTATTTTCTTTTCTTGTCAAAATTTTTGGCCTGTTTTTGGTGAAACTCGATCAAAATATAGATTAACTAATACAAAAACGACGAATATTTTCAGCCAGAAGACCAATAAGCTTTTACCGGAGCCCCAGGCCGCTCTTTTAAACGGAATTTTGTGGGGGACGAAAGAGACGATGCCTCGTGATTTTTACGAGGCGCTCCGTCGAACCGGAACCCTGCATGTCATTGCTCTCTCGGGGATGAATATCACGATTTTAGTTGCCCTGATAGGCAAATTAACTCTTTTTTTGGGCCGGAAAAAATCCATTTTCATTACTCTTTTAAGTATTTTTGTCTTTATTGGCTTCGTCGGCCCTTCGGCTTCGGTTGTTCGGGCCGGTATCATGGGTTCTTTGACGCTTATTGCCGTTTATTTTGGCAGACGGGACTGGAGTTTGCTAAGTTTGGTTTTGGCCGCCGGAATCATGTTAATTTTTTTTGCAAACTGGCTGACCGATGTCGGTTTCCAACTTTCCTTTTTGGCGACATTGGGCATTATTCTTTTTGCTTCGAAACCGGAAAGCCAAAAGACAAGGGGAGTAGGGCAAGAAATTTTGAAAAAGACGAAGGATAATTTACAAACGACTCTGGCTGCTCAAGTTTTTACTTTGCCGGTAATGTTAATTACTTTTAAGCAGCTTTCGCTGATTGCGCCGGTCACGAATGTCTTGGTTTTATGGATTGTCCAGCCGATTATGGTTTTGGGCTTTATCTTAAGTCTTCTGTCTTTAGTTTTTTGGCCTTTAGCTTATCCTTTGGCCTGGATTATTTGGTTGCCTTTGACTTATTTTATCGAAGTCGTTGAGTTGACAGCCAGAATACCCTTTGCGGCCATAAATTTTTAGGCGAGCGAAAGCGGCCGCCGGTTATGAATTTTTTCACTCCACGTTGTCTTGTTTAGATTAATGTTTTAGCGCACTAGCACGTTAGCAATTTTAAAACGATGGCGCAGCCGTAATGAGTGGAGATGTCAAAAATTATAACCTGGCGTCCTTGTGTTTATTGAGGGGCCGGCGGTCAACAATTTTAGAGGAGTCACACTTACCTTTAATGGATATTAAATTCAGCAATACTTGAATCTAAGACTAGGCTATAATTGACTTGAGCAGAAGTGGCGACGGAAAAATTCGTTGCCGCCAGCCCATTTTAAAAAACCATGAAAATTTCCCTTAAATATTTACTTGGGGGAGCATTAATAGGCTTTGTTTTGCTTCTGGCGGCTTTTTCTTCTTGGCCGGACGGCAAGCTCCATTTGGTTTTTTGCGATGTCGGCCAGGGAGACGCGATTTATGTAAGAACCCCAAACGGAGAGGATATTTTGGTTGACGGCGGGCCGAATGAAAAGGTGCTCGGTTGCCTGGGCAAACATATGCCCTTTTACGATCGGAAGATCGAGCTGGTCTTTTTGTCTCATCCCCAGGCCGACCATTTAAACGGTCTAAATTCTGTATTAGAAAGATATAATGTAGATTACTTTATTAGTAGCGGGACGGAAGGAAAAGGAGAAGAATATAAAAAATTAATGGATTTAATCAAAAACAATAAAATTCCTCTGAAAAAAGAAGCCGCGGGTGAAAAAATTCTTTTGGATAATTTAAGTTTTTTGGTGCTTTGGCCCTCAACTCAAGTTCTGGGCGCCCAAACGAGTCAAACCGACTTAAACGAGCTGTCTTTGGTTTTGGAACTTACCTATAACCAATTTAACGCTTTATTAACCGGAGATGCGGGCCAAGACGTGCAACAAGAAATAAGAAATCAGGAATCAGGAATTAGTGATATAAAAGTCATAAAAGTACCGCATCATGGGAGTAAAACCAGTCTCTTGTCTTCATTTCTTGAGCAAATCAAACCAAAGCTGGCGATTATTTCCGTAGGTAAAAATTCTTACGGCCATCCGACTAAGGAGACTCTAGGGATATTACGAGACAAGGATATTAGGATCTTGCGAACGGACGAAGACGGAGAAATAGAGATTGTCTCGGATGGGGAAAAATGGTGGAGAAAAAACTAGAGAGTTCTTTTAAAATCGTGGCGCTTTTTAAAAAGATTTTCCCGGAAACCACCCTCTCTAATAAATTTTTCCTCGATGGCTTTTAGAAGACGATCAAGAAGAAAACTTTGTTTATAGCAAAGAGTAATAAGAAGATTAGCCAATCCTTCGGGATTACGCGTATAGGTCATATAAGACAAATAAGACGTATAAGACTTATTTGGTAAATCTTTCGTTCGACGGATTTCTAAATTTTGCGGATTGTCTTTGTCCCAAAGGAGAAGATTTCTCTGACGAAGGAAGTCTTTAAAATCTTCCAAAAGTTCTCCAAAGCTGGCTCGGGCTATTCCGGTTAGCTTGAGATTTCCTTCAACGCTTTTCTCCAAAGATCCCTCGACGATATTTTGCTTGCCCGATCTGGCCGCTTGAACCATTTGGTCAAAGGTTCTTGATTTTTTATCAATATAGTTTTGGCAGAAAATAACCGTTAAGTCGTGGATAGTTGTGGCCAACCAATAAACAACCAAACTTTCGTATCCGCCCCTATTGGTCTTATGGGTCATATTAGTCATATTTTCGTCTTTGTCTTATCTTATTGTAGTTCTTTCCGAAAGGTAATGGAAGTTGTATAATGAGTGAAACGAATTAATCGAAGAACAGTAATAAAATCACTCAATAATTTAGCCTATATGATCCGTGATCAAATAATTGCCGATTTAAAAGAAACCCTGGAGAAAATTGGCGTTATGGGTTTTGAGCCAACCTTGGAACATCCGGTCCAAATGGAACATGGAGACTACTCTACAAACATAGCGATGGTGGCCTTTGGAGTAAAGACGGGTCTTTTAGATAAACGCGAGACCGCAATTCATAGTCCCTTCGACCTCGCTCAACTTATTGTTAATGAATATAAGAAGATTAAGCGAGATTATCTTGAGGAGATTGAACCAGTTAAACCGGGTTTTATTAATCTGTGGCTTAAAACTGACTATCTTAGCACTGAGCTTGCCGAAGTGCTAAAGGCAAAAGAGAGCTACGGTTCCGCAAAAATTGGTCAGGGGAAAACCGTTATTATTGACTATTCTTCTCCGAATATCGCCAAGCCGTTCGGCATCGGCCATTTGCGCTCCACCGTTATCGGTCAAGCCCTTTACAATCTTTATCGGTTTTTAGGTTGGAAAACGATCGGCGATAACCATTTAGGCGATTGGGGGACTCAATTTGGAAAATTGATCGTGGCGATTAAAAAATGGCACCAAGGAGAAACGCAGGGTTTGCAGATAGAAGATTTAGAAAAATTATACGTGCGGTTTCATGAGGAAGCGGAAAAAGATCCGACCCTGGAGGAAGAGGCGAGAACCTGGTTTAAAAAACTTGAAGACAAAGACAAGGAAGCCCAAAAAATCTGGCAGGATTGTATTGCGCTTTCCTTGCGGGAATTTAATCGTCTTTATCAGCTTTTAGACGTCAAGATTGATTTTGCTTATGGTGAAAGTTTCTACCAAGACAAGATGGAGGCAGTCATTAACGAAGCCAAGAAACAAAAACTGGCAGTTTTAAGCGATGGCGCCTTAATTATTGACTTGACTAACTTGAAGATGCCGCCTTTTATGCTTCTTAAATCAGATGGCGGGACGACCTACCAAACCCGGGACCTGGCCTGCATCGCCTTTAGAAAAGAAAATTGGCACCCGGATTTATATCTTTATGAAGTTGGGGCAGATCAGACGCTTCATTTCCGCCAGCTCTTTAGCGTGGCTTCAAAACTTGGTTTAGGAAAGCCGGAGCAGTTTGTTCATATAGGACATGGTTTGATACGTTTGCCTAGTGGAAAAATGAGTACCCGGCAGGGGAAAACCGTGCATTTGGAAGAAGTCCTAGACGAAGCCGTTTCCCGATCAGAAAAAATTATTGACCAGGGAGAAACAGGTCGGGGTTTAACGCCGGAGGAGAAAAAAGAGGTCAGCTTGGCGGTGGGAATCGGCGCCATTAAATATTTTGATCTTGGCCATCATTTCTCGACCGATATTCTTTTTGACTGGGAGAAAATGTTTCAGCTGGAGGGCAATTCCGGACCGTATCTACAATATACCTATGCCAGATGTATGAGTGTTTTGAAAAAAGCGGCCATCGGCCATGAATTTTTTCAAAAGGCTCCCCGCGCGCCAGAGGAAATTGCCATTTTGCGGACTCTTTATAAGTTTCCAGAAATCGTTATTTTGGCGGCGCAGACCTATTCGCCCAATCTCCTTTGCAATTTCCTTTTTGATCTGGCGCAAAAATATAATTTGTTTTATAATAAGCTTTCCATTCTCAAGGCAGAGAACCCCAAGCTTAGGGCGCAAAGGCTGGTCTTAACCGCGGCCACAAGTCAGATCATCAAAAACGGGCTGAATTTACTGGGGATAAAAGCCTTAGAGAAAATGTAAGCTTATGGAATATAAAAAAATATTATTACCTAACGGTCTCCGCTTGATTACCGTTCCGATGGAGCATGTCCAGTCGGTGACGGTCATGATCTTAGTCGGTGCCGGCAGCCGTTATGAGAAAAGGCCGATTTCCGGCCTGTCACATTTTTTGGAACACATGGCTTTTAAGGGAACGGAAAAAAGACCTTCGGCTTTTGCCATTTCTTCCGAAATCGAAGGGATTGGCGGTGAATTTAACGCCTTTACCTCTAAAGACCAAACCGCTTTTTACGTTAAAGCGGCCAGCCCAAACTTACCCGTCTTAATTGATGTTTTATCGGACATGCTTCTTAATTCTCAATTTGACAAAGAAGAGATTGATCGCGAAAAAGGCGTCATTATTGAAGAGATTAATCTTTATGAGGACACGCCATCAAGAAAGATCGGCGAGATTTTTGAAGAACTTTTATATGGCGATACGCCTTTGGGTTGGGATATTGCCGGTCGTAAAGAAACGATTGCCCAAATTCAAAGAGCCGATTTTATGGAATACATTAACGGTTTATACGCGCCGGAGAACACAGTAGTGGTTATCGCGGGCGGGATCAGCCGGCAAGAGCCAAAAATTAAGGATTTAGTCGTTAAGAGTCTTGGGGGCTGGCAGAACAAAAAAACCTGGACTTTTCTGCCTGCCTTAGACAAGCAAGATAAAGCCCAAGCCAAAATCGTTTATAAAAAAACCGAACAGGCTCATTTGGTTTTAGGCGTTCGGGGTTACAATCTTTTTCATGCCGATCGTTATGCTTTGGGAATTTTGGCCACGATTTTAGGCGGGGGCATGAGTTCGCGGCTTTTTATTCAGGTTCGCGAAAGACGGGGTTTGGCCTATTATGTTCATTCCGTGGCCGAACATTACGCTGATGTGGGGCATCTGGTGACTTTAGCCGGAGTTGATTTGGAGAAAATTGAAGAAGCGATCAGGGTTATTCTAGAAGAATATCGAAAAGTATCAAAAGCAAAAGATATATCTCAAAAAGAGCTTATTAAAGCCAAGGAATTCTTAAAAGGCCGTTTGATTTTGGAACTGGAGGATAGCCGTTTTACGGCTTCAATCTTCGGTTCGGGCGAGATTTTGGAAAATCGTGTGAAAACGCCGGAGGAAATGATGGAAAAGATCGATCGGGTTAAAAAAGAAGATATCCAAAGGGTGGCCGATGATGTTTTCAGAGAGGCAAAGCTTAATTTGGCGGTGATCGGTCCTTTTAAGGATGGACAAAAATTTAAGAATTTGCTAAAGTTGTAAATTAGATGGAAAAAACCGTTATTTTAGTTAAACCGGATGGTGTGCAAAGAGGCTTAATCGGCCAAATTATGGCCCGTTTTGAAAAGGCCGGTTTTAAGATGATTGCCGCCAAATTAGTTTGGCTGAACGATGAACTCCTGAATCAATGGTACGCGCATCATCTGGACAAACCTTTTTTTCCGGCCCTCGCGGCTTTTATGAATGAAACGCCGGTTATGGCTATGGTTTGGCAGGGTGAAGACGTTGTTAGTCAAGTTAGGAGAATGAGCGGGGCGACTGATCCGGCGAAAGCCGAAAAGGGAACGATTCGTGCCGACTTAGGCACTGAAATTCAAAGAAATGTCGTCCATATCTCTGATAGCCCGGAATCGGCAGCCAAAGAAATAAAGCTAATGTTCTCTCCGGAAGAAATCCTTGAGTATTGAACCTTTAAAGAGGATTTTTTCTTTCCTCAAGATCGGTAATAAAACCTCTAAGGGTAGACCAACGACATTTGTTTCTGAACCGATAAGCTTAAATTTTCCTTTCATCATCGCATCACCGATCGAATAAGCTCCAGCGTGGGTCGTCACCGCGGCCGTTTGGACATACTCGTTAATCCATTTTTGGGTAAACTGACGGAAAATTACGGTTGTTTTAACGGCTTTTTGATACACTTTTTTTGATTTTGTATTAAAAATATAGACTCCGGTAATAAATTCATGAGTTTGTCCGGCAAGAAGCTGTAAAATTTTCTTGGCTTCGCTTTTTGATTTTGGTTTGCCAAAGGTTTTGCCCCGGAAATAAACCATGGAGTCCGCCGCAATGATCAACTTTAGTTTCTTAATCTCCTTATCTCTTAATATCTTGACCACGGCCATGGTCTTGGCTTTGGCAATTTTTTGCACTAATTGGAGCGGATCTGGGTCTTGATATTTTTCTTCGTCGATGTGAGCCGGAATAACCGTAAAAGAAGGTCCCAGTTTTTCCAGGAGCATTTTTCTTCCCGTCGAAGCTGAAGCCAGGATGATTTTCATTTTTGGTCGGGGTGGAGGGAATCGAACCCTCTATCTCACGGTCCCGAACCGTGCATGTTACCGGTACACTACACCCCGAATTAAGCAAATAACTTATAATTCGTTTTGCTCATTATATGGCAATTTATGTTAGAATACAAACAGTATGTTCCCGTAGCTCAACTGGAGAAGAACCTGGCTTTCGCCAGAACCTTGAAATATTTGCGCCCTTGTAGCTCAACTGGACAGAGCAGTCCCGTCCTAAGGGAAAGATTGCAAGTTCGATTCTTGCCAAGGGCGCAAATATTTTAGAGCAGTCGCGTCCTACTTGTCTCGCCGTAGCCTTAGCGAAGGCGGAAGGGAAAGATTGGCTGTTCAACTCAGCCCGGGGATGTCCTTTCAGCGTAAATTAATGGAGTAAAGATTAGCCATGCCGCTAAATTGCGGGCCTGTCGGTCGGTTGTATGAGGTTAAAACCAAGAGTTTGCTGCCCGAAGGCGAAGGACCGACAAATTTTTCAAAAGGGCCGTTGTAGACCGTTGATTTATTCGTTCCGTCATATTCCATAAGCGAAATCTTATCCGACTCGACGGCAATTAAGTGTCTCGAGCTGGGGAACCACGACAATAAAGCTCCGTCTTTTTGGATTTCAAAATTTTTATCTTCTTTCAGGTCGTAGATATAGGTTGCTCCCGGTTTAAGAATTCTGACTTCCGGCGTAGAGTTAGTCGCGATTGGGGCTGGTGTTAAAAATTGGGCTAGAGTCGCCGAAGCCGTGGCTTGATAGAGAAGTTTCGTTTCGTCAGGCGAAAAAGCGAAAATCTTCGCGCTTTCGGTGGCTATTTTGGCCATCTCCGGAGGTAAAAGAATCATTTTCTCGGTTTCTTTTTCTTTTTCCAAAAGAGCCCAATCTTTTAAAAGGTTTTTCCAGCCATCCCAGCTTAGAGGCACGGCCGTGCTCGTTTTTTCACCCTCTAAAAGATAACGGTTCGCACCGATGGAGACTAGGATTTGTTTGGAATCCGGTGACCAGGCAAATGTTCCCTGAGCAAAATCCAAGCCGGAGCTTGATTTGGCTAAAAGCAGGGGATCACGCGAAAAACCCAAGGGCTGTGAATTTAAATTAAACACCCAAAGTCCCGCCTTCACTGAAATTTCGTTGGTTGAACCGGTTTTAAGAGGTATGGCGTAGACGATTTTCGTGCCGTCCGGAGAAAGAACCGGCGCAATCACGCCGCTGGTTGTTAAGGGTGAAAGGGAAGGGGTGCTTGGGAAAAGCATGGTTTGCGTTTCGGTTACAACTTCACCCTGAACGCGCAATTTTTTCTCCCAGGACAAAAACCCCTCTTTCGTGATTTTTACCTGATACCAGCCGGGAGAAAGAGCCAGAGTGTTATTGGTGGCCGTTTTAAGATTACCATCAAGCCAAACCTGGGCGCCGGTCGGATCGGAACTGACGACCAAAAGGCCGGTTGAGGAAAGGTTTTTTTGGCCAGGATTAAAACGGTAACCGCGGCCAAAAGCAATCACGGCCAAGGTCGTGGCGATCAGGGCCAAAATTAAGAAAATTGTTGTTATGGCTCTTTTCATAAACATTGAAATTATATCATAAAAAGGATATAATTGA
Proteins encoded in this window:
- the leuS gene encoding leucine--tRNA ligase, with product MKTKDQPQIIEKKWPLGKTSGKQSYHPGEIEIKWQEKWEKEKLYRAVDFDKRPKKYLLVEFPYPSGERLHVGHGRSFTAIDALARKYRMMGFNVLYPFGWDAFGLPAENYAIKTGINPAVTTTQNIANSKKQAKTWALSFDWEREVNTTDPDYYKWTQWIFLKLLEKGLAYRADVPVNWCPSCKTNLAQEEVLADGTHERCGCQTERRMQKQWLLKITAYAQRLLDDLKIVNYLPRIRIQQENWIGRSEGAKIKFPISNLAIEVFTTRPDTLFGAVALVLAPEHPLLKMPEIKKKMPKEVAVYLERSQKKSELERTDLSKEKTGVFTGLYALNPLNKEKLPVWVGDYVIGWYGEGAVMVVPAHDRRDYQFAKKYHLKIKEVVSGGEIQKEAYEGEGKLINSGEFSGLSSLAARKKITDWLTKRQLGERTVQYKLRDWVFSRQHYWGEPIPIVYCQKCGTVSVPEKDLPVKLPYMEKYQPTETGESPLANIKEWVEVACPECGGPARRETDTMPNWAGSNWYFLRYCDAKNQKKFADRQKLDYWMPVDLYNGGMEHTTLHLLYSRFIYKFLADLGVVPGQEPYARRHSHGVVLGPDNQKMSKSKGNVINPDEIVKAYGVDAYRLYESFMGPFEQMIAWSDEGVEGCYRFLKRVWQLTMGKTSREKTNPELLKALHKTIKKVGEDLENLKFNTAVAAMMEFINVWQVDLRGLNKSDLEKFLLILAPFAPYLTEELWQRINGQNHARSRVNLSIFSHEERWSIHQQPWPKYDPRVIQEKTVTMLIEVNGTVREKLDIGYQISGVRKEVEKLAEASEKTTKYLAGKKVKQVVFIPGKLINFVTNC
- a CDS encoding ComEA family DNA-binding protein, with translation MTDKETEFTDPEAEERIINTSKIYEFIAFYKIPLVFALLAVFLLVGAVLLWQSNKESARVIFTRENEANLGASVSAQIKVDVEGAIVSPGVYELVSGSRIQDLLIRAGGLSGEADREWISQNLNLAAKLIDGGKVYVPKMGERKTGEAILGYEDIANKININNASSSDLDKLSGVGPVTAQKIIDGRPYQAIEDLLSRKIINKSTFEKIKDKISVY
- a CDS encoding ComEC/Rec2 family competence protein; its protein translation is MKNILIPIFLVSIFFSCQNFWPVFGETRSKYRLTNTKTTNIFSQKTNKLLPEPQAALLNGILWGTKETMPRDFYEALRRTGTLHVIALSGMNITILVALIGKLTLFLGRKKSIFITLLSIFVFIGFVGPSASVVRAGIMGSLTLIAVYFGRRDWSLLSLVLAAGIMLIFFANWLTDVGFQLSFLATLGIILFASKPESQKTRGVGQEILKKTKDNLQTTLAAQVFTLPVMLITFKQLSLIAPVTNVLVLWIVQPIMVLGFILSLLSLVFWPLAYPLAWIIWLPLTYFIEVVELTARIPFAAINF
- a CDS encoding MBL fold metallo-hydrolase: MKISLKYLLGGALIGFVLLLAAFSSWPDGKLHLVFCDVGQGDAIYVRTPNGEDILVDGGPNEKVLGCLGKHMPFYDRKIELVFLSHPQADHLNGLNSVLERYNVDYFISSGTEGKGEEYKKLMDLIKNNKIPLKKEAAGEKILLDNLSFLVLWPSTQVLGAQTSQTDLNELSLVLELTYNQFNALLTGDAGQDVQQEIRNQESGISDIKVIKVPHHGSKTSLLSSFLEQIKPKLAIISVGKNSYGHPTKETLGILRDKDIRILRTDEDGEIEIVSDGEKWWRKN
- a CDS encoding four helix bundle suffix domain-containing protein — its product is MTNMTHKTNRGGYESLVVYWLATTIHDLTVIFCQNYIDKKSRTFDQMVQAARSGKQNIVEGSLEKSVEGNLKLTGIARASFGELLEDFKDFLRQRNLLLWDKDNPQNLEIRRTKDLPNKSYTSYLSYMTYTRNPEGLANLLITLCYKQSFLLDRLLKAIEEKFIREGGFRENLFKKRHDFKRTL
- the argS gene encoding arginine--tRNA ligase, yielding MIRDQIIADLKETLEKIGVMGFEPTLEHPVQMEHGDYSTNIAMVAFGVKTGLLDKRETAIHSPFDLAQLIVNEYKKIKRDYLEEIEPVKPGFINLWLKTDYLSTELAEVLKAKESYGSAKIGQGKTVIIDYSSPNIAKPFGIGHLRSTVIGQALYNLYRFLGWKTIGDNHLGDWGTQFGKLIVAIKKWHQGETQGLQIEDLEKLYVRFHEEAEKDPTLEEEARTWFKKLEDKDKEAQKIWQDCIALSLREFNRLYQLLDVKIDFAYGESFYQDKMEAVINEAKKQKLAVLSDGALIIDLTNLKMPPFMLLKSDGGTTYQTRDLACIAFRKENWHPDLYLYEVGADQTLHFRQLFSVASKLGLGKPEQFVHIGHGLIRLPSGKMSTRQGKTVHLEEVLDEAVSRSEKIIDQGETGRGLTPEEKKEVSLAVGIGAIKYFDLGHHFSTDILFDWEKMFQLEGNSGPYLQYTYARCMSVLKKAAIGHEFFQKAPRAPEEIAILRTLYKFPEIVILAAQTYSPNLLCNFLFDLAQKYNLFYNKLSILKAENPKLRAQRLVLTAATSQIIKNGLNLLGIKALEKM
- a CDS encoding insulinase family protein, with the protein product MEYKKILLPNGLRLITVPMEHVQSVTVMILVGAGSRYEKRPISGLSHFLEHMAFKGTEKRPSAFAISSEIEGIGGEFNAFTSKDQTAFYVKAASPNLPVLIDVLSDMLLNSQFDKEEIDREKGVIIEEINLYEDTPSRKIGEIFEELLYGDTPLGWDIAGRKETIAQIQRADFMEYINGLYAPENTVVVIAGGISRQEPKIKDLVVKSLGGWQNKKTWTFLPALDKQDKAQAKIVYKKTEQAHLVLGVRGYNLFHADRYALGILATILGGGMSSRLFIQVRERRGLAYYVHSVAEHYADVGHLVTLAGVDLEKIEEAIRVILEEYRKVSKAKDISQKELIKAKEFLKGRLILELEDSRFTASIFGSGEILENRVKTPEEMMEKIDRVKKEDIQRVADDVFREAKLNLAVIGPFKDGQKFKNLLKL
- the ndk gene encoding nucleoside-diphosphate kinase, with the translated sequence MEKTVILVKPDGVQRGLIGQIMARFEKAGFKMIAAKLVWLNDELLNQWYAHHLDKPFFPALAAFMNETPVMAMVWQGEDVVSQVRRMSGATDPAKAEKGTIRADLGTEIQRNVVHISDSPESAAKEIKLMFSPEEILEY
- a CDS encoding Maf family protein; its protein translation is MKIILASASTGRKMLLEKLGPSFTVIPAHIDEEKYQDPDPLQLVQKIAKAKTMAVVKILRDKEIKKLKLIIAADSMVYFRGKTFGKPKSKSEAKKILQLLAGQTHEFITGVYIFNTKSKKVYQKAVKTTVIFRQFTQKWINEYVQTAAVTTHAGAYSIGDAMMKGKFKLIGSETNVVGLPLEVLLPILRKEKILFKGSILKDFFRREH
- a CDS encoding PEGA domain-containing protein, which gives rise to MKRAITTIFLILALIATTLAVIAFGRGYRFNPGQKNLSSTGLLVVSSDPTGAQVWLDGNLKTATNNTLALSPGWYQVKITKEGFLSWEKKLRVQGEVVTETQTMLFPSTPSLSPLTTSGVIAPVLSPDGTKIVYAIPLKTGSTNEISVKAGLWVFNLNSQPLGFSRDPLLLAKSSSGLDFAQGTFAWSPDSKQILVSIGANRYLLEGEKTSTAVPLSWDGWKNLLKDWALLEKEKETEKMILLPPEMAKIATESAKIFAFSPDETKLLYQATASATLAQFLTPAPIATNSTPEVRILKPGATYIYDLKEDKNFEIQKDGALLSWFPSSRHLIAVESDKISLMEYDGTNKSTVYNGPFEKFVGPSPSGSKLLVLTSYNRPTGPQFSGMANLYSINLR